The following coding sequences are from one Natrarchaeobaculum sulfurireducens window:
- a CDS encoding CbiX/SirB N-terminal domain-containing protein: MQALVVAAHGSHLNPDASAPTYAHADAIRETGAFDEVQEAFWKEEPHFREALRSLEAEEVYVVPLFISEGYFTERVIPRELRLEGWDPSLWDSDGTNAASVTLEAGDVGKTVHYCGPVGTHDAMTDVIVRRAERVTGDPQVGPEVGLAVVGHGTDRNENSAKAIEYHAERIRERERFEEVNALYMDESPEVDDVTAYFTSRDIVLVPLFIADGFHTQEDIPEDVGLTDDYREGWPIPADVDGHRLWYAGAVGTEELLAAVLLERAAAAGADVGDALESVQGDVTGTGV; the protein is encoded by the coding sequence GCACGGATCACACCTGAATCCGGACGCCTCCGCTCCGACCTACGCCCACGCCGACGCCATCCGCGAGACGGGTGCGTTCGACGAGGTTCAGGAAGCGTTCTGGAAAGAAGAGCCACACTTCCGTGAGGCCCTCCGCTCGCTCGAGGCCGAAGAGGTGTACGTCGTCCCGTTGTTCATCAGCGAGGGATATTTCACGGAACGAGTAATCCCGCGCGAACTCAGACTCGAGGGCTGGGATCCCTCGCTGTGGGACTCCGATGGGACGAACGCAGCGAGCGTCACACTCGAGGCCGGCGACGTGGGGAAGACGGTCCACTACTGTGGGCCAGTTGGGACCCACGACGCGATGACCGACGTGATCGTCCGTCGAGCCGAGCGCGTGACGGGGGATCCACAGGTCGGGCCGGAGGTCGGTCTCGCAGTCGTTGGCCATGGCACGGACCGTAACGAAAACTCCGCGAAAGCGATTGAGTACCACGCCGAGCGCATCCGCGAACGGGAGCGATTCGAGGAAGTGAACGCACTGTACATGGACGAATCCCCAGAGGTCGACGACGTGACGGCGTATTTCACGAGCCGCGACATCGTCCTCGTCCCGCTGTTCATCGCCGACGGCTTTCACACCCAAGAGGACATCCCCGAGGACGTCGGTCTGACCGACGACTACCGGGAAGGCTGGCCGATTCCTGCCGACGTCGACGGACACCGCCTCTGGTACGCCGGCGCGGTTGGCACCGAGGAGCTGCTGGCAGCGGTTCTCCTCGAGCGCGCGGCAGCGGCCGGGGCCGACGTCGGTGACGCGCTCGAATCGGTCCAGGGCGACGTGACCGGCACAGGTGTCTGA
- a CDS encoding DR2241 family protein, translating to MDRPVHRETVRIATDQGIDFDGLRLECDDGTYVLETPDYDLAQLDEAALVEALEAAEPYVSNWYYWQETVGGEGTARRAFLRWCERAPVAAASGEGQMGADPLSVPGRYEGLSDGIDRQWGQLSITTRFVDGSTPDGERVYDLGHVDDADTDPETLEECPGFRAAREIARFDENDRYRPLKTAPTLRSGWTCIGLSGAQLVETVDAFYPSTIANWHRERCGELDIDHWNEAAARQTGIYNVVDELPREAVDWMAKACCVDSQCLRRREWQYADGDDLAVPGGDGQFPCREPCSLVIAAAREWTALESDPERRYELELTEREFVQLSTLIDAVADDRLGEIREADFADGANRYRARYLRAKRFADGELEASDRSEK from the coding sequence GTGGATCGACCGGTACACCGCGAGACCGTCCGCATCGCGACGGATCAGGGAATCGACTTCGACGGCCTTCGACTCGAGTGCGACGACGGAACCTACGTCCTCGAGACTCCCGACTACGACCTCGCACAACTCGACGAGGCCGCGCTCGTGGAGGCACTCGAGGCGGCAGAGCCGTACGTGAGCAACTGGTACTACTGGCAGGAGACGGTCGGTGGTGAGGGGACGGCCCGACGGGCGTTCCTGCGATGGTGTGAGCGGGCACCGGTCGCCGCGGCTTCCGGCGAGGGGCAGATGGGTGCCGATCCGCTCTCGGTCCCCGGCCGATACGAGGGGCTTTCGGACGGAATCGACCGACAATGGGGGCAGTTGTCGATCACGACTCGATTCGTCGACGGTTCCACCCCTGACGGCGAACGCGTCTACGATCTCGGCCACGTCGACGACGCTGACACCGACCCGGAAACTCTCGAGGAGTGTCCCGGCTTCCGGGCGGCCCGCGAAATCGCTCGGTTCGACGAGAACGATCGTTATCGACCGCTGAAGACCGCCCCGACGCTGCGATCGGGCTGGACGTGTATCGGCCTCTCCGGCGCGCAGCTGGTCGAGACCGTCGACGCGTTCTATCCATCGACGATCGCGAACTGGCACCGCGAGCGATGTGGTGAGCTCGACATCGACCACTGGAACGAGGCGGCAGCACGCCAGACTGGGATCTACAACGTGGTCGACGAACTCCCCCGCGAGGCCGTCGACTGGATGGCGAAAGCCTGCTGTGTCGACTCGCAGTGTCTGCGCCGCCGCGAGTGGCAGTACGCCGACGGCGACGACCTCGCGGTCCCCGGCGGCGACGGTCAGTTCCCCTGTCGCGAGCCATGTTCGCTCGTGATCGCCGCCGCCCGCGAATGGACCGCCCTCGAGTCAGACCCCGAACGACGGTACGAACTCGAGCTCACGGAACGCGAATTCGTGCAGCTATCGACCCTGATCGACGCGGTCGCCGACGACCGACTCGGGGAGATTCGCGAGGCAGACTTCGCCGACGGCGCGAACCGCTACCGCGCGCGGTATCTCCGTGCGAAGCGCTTCGCTGACGGCGAACTCGAGGCGAGCGACCGGTCCGAGAAGTGA
- a CDS encoding DUF7524 family protein: MSGTEITVHVNRTAANTLETDVESFETDRQLGVVLCGHERPAHVHCRLGGDLGRIASIEQSNYYIATDDSVGVPIDVDGNAIDEPVSGYLEFVTGYGSESVSVDVTLLPPSPEIEVDETLTKPNRERSDPPAVDRALAFVRDDLGVDSTTLAVLALGAFALAVAVATTATVGSFVAVFGLAIVLGGVAIAVWLLL, from the coding sequence GTGTCCGGGACCGAGATCACCGTTCACGTCAATCGGACGGCCGCAAACACGCTCGAGACGGACGTCGAGTCGTTCGAGACTGACCGCCAACTCGGCGTCGTCCTGTGCGGTCACGAGCGGCCGGCACACGTCCACTGTCGGCTCGGCGGTGACCTCGGTCGGATCGCGTCGATCGAGCAGTCGAACTACTATATCGCCACCGACGACAGCGTCGGCGTGCCAATCGACGTCGACGGCAACGCCATCGACGAACCGGTTTCCGGATATCTCGAGTTCGTCACCGGCTACGGCTCGGAGTCGGTGTCGGTCGACGTCACGCTGTTACCGCCATCGCCGGAGATCGAGGTCGACGAGACGCTGACGAAACCGAACCGAGAGCGATCCGATCCACCCGCGGTCGACCGTGCCCTCGCGTTCGTCCGCGACGATCTCGGGGTCGACTCGACGACGCTCGCGGTGCTTGCTCTCGGTGCGTTCGCGCTCGCGGTCGCGGTCGCAACGACGGCGACGGTCGGTAGTTTCGTCGCCGTGTTCGGACTGGCGATCGTCCTCGGCGGCGTCGCCATTGCGGTGTGGCTCTTGTTGTAA
- a CDS encoding methytransferase partner Trm112: MKESLLEILRCPLDKHELELEDAEYDGEEIVAGVLVCAECGERYPIEDGIPNLLPPDMREETPA, encoded by the coding sequence ATGAAGGAGTCGTTGCTTGAGATTCTCCGCTGTCCGCTCGATAAACACGAACTCGAACTCGAGGACGCCGAGTACGACGGTGAAGAGATCGTCGCCGGTGTGCTCGTCTGTGCGGAGTGTGGCGAACGGTATCCGATCGAAGACGGGATCCCGAACCTGCTCCCGCCGGACATGCGCGAGGAGACGCCAGCCTAA
- a CDS encoding adenylosuccinate synthase — MTVTIVGSQLGDEGKGGVVDVYGDAADVVVRYQGGDNAGHTVVHDGTKYKLSLVPSGAVRDKVGVLGNGCVVNPETLFDELDQLRERGLEPDVRVAERAHVILPYHRALDGIEETEKEDLAAGTTKRGIGPTYEDKAGRRGVRIGDLLDPEILRERLEYVVPQKKALAEEVFGKETGEEFDIDYLYETYLEYGERLAAEDMTVDCGTFLQERIDAGDEVMLEGAQGTSLDIDHGVYPYVTSSNPTAGGAAVGSGLGPGVVGTGEIVGIVKGYLSRVGTGPLPTELGGVEGQTPGYDPAEADEAEEELATYIRDEGGEYGTVTGRPRRVGWLDLPMLRHAARASSFTGLAINHVDVLAGLEEVKIGVSYDFDGEELLTMPPTTEQWGQCEATFETFEGWPDVDWAAVAAEGYDAIPENARDYLEFVSDELDVPIYAVGVGPGREETVVVENPYK, encoded by the coding sequence ATGACCGTCACAATCGTCGGGTCGCAACTCGGCGACGAAGGCAAAGGCGGCGTCGTCGACGTGTATGGCGACGCAGCCGACGTCGTCGTCCGCTATCAGGGCGGCGACAACGCTGGACATACCGTCGTTCACGACGGTACGAAGTACAAGTTATCGCTCGTGCCGTCGGGCGCCGTCCGGGACAAAGTCGGCGTCCTCGGCAATGGCTGCGTCGTCAATCCGGAGACGTTGTTCGACGAACTCGACCAGCTTCGCGAGCGCGGCCTCGAGCCTGACGTACGCGTGGCCGAGCGCGCACACGTCATCCTCCCGTATCACCGGGCGCTCGATGGAATCGAAGAAACCGAGAAAGAAGACCTCGCCGCCGGGACGACCAAACGAGGGATCGGCCCGACCTACGAGGACAAAGCTGGCCGCCGTGGCGTCCGCATCGGCGACCTCCTCGACCCCGAAATCCTTCGTGAGCGACTCGAGTACGTCGTTCCCCAGAAGAAAGCACTCGCCGAAGAAGTCTTCGGCAAGGAGACTGGCGAGGAGTTCGACATCGACTACCTCTATGAGACTTATCTCGAGTACGGCGAGCGACTCGCCGCCGAAGACATGACCGTCGACTGTGGGACGTTCCTCCAGGAGCGGATCGACGCTGGCGACGAAGTCATGCTCGAGGGTGCCCAGGGAACCTCGCTTGACATCGACCACGGCGTCTACCCGTACGTCACCTCTTCGAACCCGACCGCTGGCGGCGCAGCCGTCGGCAGCGGCCTCGGTCCAGGCGTCGTCGGCACCGGCGAGATCGTCGGTATCGTCAAAGGCTACCTCTCGCGCGTTGGTACCGGCCCGCTCCCGACCGAACTCGGCGGTGTCGAGGGACAGACGCCGGGCTATGACCCAGCGGAAGCCGACGAGGCCGAAGAGGAACTCGCGACCTACATCCGCGACGAAGGTGGGGAGTACGGCACTGTCACCGGTCGCCCGCGCCGTGTCGGGTGGCTCGACCTGCCGATGCTTCGCCACGCCGCACGGGCGAGCAGTTTTACCGGCCTCGCGATCAATCACGTCGACGTACTCGCAGGTCTCGAGGAGGTCAAAATCGGCGTCAGCTACGACTTCGACGGCGAGGAACTCCTGACGATGCCCCCGACGACCGAACAGTGGGGCCAGTGTGAGGCCACCTTCGAGACGTTCGAGGGCTGGCCTGACGTCGACTGGGCAGCCGTCGCTGCTGAGGGGTACGACGCTATCCCCGAAAACGCACGGGACTATCTCGAGTTCGTTTCTGACGAACTCGACGTGCCCATCTATGCCGTTGGCGTCGGCCCCGGCCGCGAGGAGACCGTCGTCGTCGAAAACCCCTACAAGTAA
- a CDS encoding DUF7527 domain-containing protein — MEPRTKKRVEQWDSRPFSGGYAALSDLAASGFSGAVSVSRTWLFMLNGRVVGVFDGDIEDFENASGTIYEAPHPSLPLLCSMEERGGDTRAKYYTNETPLEEVDKTLRDGSFTGYVELSENVLSGDYYAVYYGGRRMAAAYIGNAERLLTGDDAFDRAAEEVGIYQVIDIEVEVTDVPETDDDTETGGDTGDDDGSVDAQSGTNTPTTAANSSSSNRPEPSADPTESAIEPIDISGGNTGTDGVSSTSGITADDSVTTEPEPAGITTADSTQGDSLESTSAEVTDDTSAEPADGISAGPVNDTSAEPAHDTSTEPTHDTSTEPTHDTADDSSGSALEPEEVEAAAAELEQNDISWTEESVDGVDAAESTADAVASTIDTDNTSDSADDTSGGSDSADDEAESELEERFEEEEQWRETRSIPSIDPDKTSNADSRPSKEATKPRQKASRSGEGRSAVASESRSADATGTSTATQRQQTRSRSANRSTDGSQASASAQSESRAEHPIERLKARVERLESRREELVSKAERLESERDRLQSENQELTERVERLQSHIADLETELEQARDDETTVAASRQLSAAQARSGTNLFVRYGSKSEPTLRTAHEGDADRDDVAANLRLEQHTEFDAADVAVDGQSYEEFLTGTMAYQFVDWLTEVLLYEIRDTGHASGLADLYDAIPRIDRAELQGSISLADDDTEDVPDQVSFDVVAYDKMGNPLVVVTVNDSREPASEELLAGLEEAASAVKANYPDLAAAIAVTSSYFEPGALEVTEQATTGGFLSRSSKSSFVNVSRKQGYHLCLVESQSDGFHMSVPEL; from the coding sequence ATGGAACCGCGCACGAAAAAGCGCGTCGAACAATGGGATTCTCGCCCGTTCAGCGGCGGTTACGCTGCGCTCTCCGATCTCGCTGCGAGTGGCTTTTCGGGCGCCGTCAGTGTAAGCCGCACGTGGCTGTTCATGCTCAACGGCCGCGTCGTCGGCGTATTCGACGGCGACATCGAGGACTTCGAGAACGCGTCCGGCACCATCTACGAGGCCCCACACCCCTCCCTGCCGTTGCTGTGTTCGATGGAAGAACGCGGCGGCGACACGCGAGCGAAGTACTATACGAACGAGACGCCGCTCGAGGAGGTCGACAAGACCCTCCGTGACGGATCGTTCACCGGCTACGTCGAACTGAGCGAAAACGTTCTCAGCGGCGACTACTACGCCGTCTACTACGGCGGCCGACGGATGGCTGCGGCGTACATCGGCAACGCCGAACGCCTGCTCACTGGCGACGATGCGTTCGACCGCGCTGCCGAGGAAGTCGGCATCTATCAGGTCATCGACATCGAGGTCGAGGTGACCGACGTTCCGGAAACGGACGACGACACCGAAACTGGAGGCGACACCGGCGACGACGACGGCTCAGTCGACGCCCAATCCGGAACGAACACGCCCACGACAGCGGCCAACTCGTCATCGAGCAATCGCCCGGAACCGTCGGCCGACCCGACCGAATCGGCGATCGAACCGATCGACATCTCGGGTGGAAACACCGGGACCGACGGAGTCTCGTCCACGTCCGGGATCACCGCCGACGACTCGGTTACTACAGAGCCGGAGCCGGCCGGAATCACCACGGCCGACTCGACTCAGGGTGACTCGCTCGAAAGCACCAGTGCTGAGGTGACCGACGACACCAGCGCCGAACCGGCCGACGGTATCAGTGCCGGACCGGTCAACGACACCAGTGCTGAACCAGCCCACGACACCAGCACTGAACCAACCCACGACACCAGCACTGAACCAACCCACGACACCGCCGACGACTCGAGCGGCTCGGCACTCGAGCCCGAAGAGGTCGAGGCGGCGGCGGCCGAACTCGAGCAGAACGACATTTCGTGGACGGAAGAGAGCGTCGACGGCGTCGACGCCGCTGAATCGACCGCCGACGCTGTGGCCTCTACGATCGATACCGACAACACGTCCGATTCGGCCGACGACACCAGCGGTGGGTCCGATTCGGCCGACGACGAGGCCGAATCCGAACTCGAGGAACGGTTCGAGGAGGAAGAACAGTGGCGAGAGACGCGAAGCATTCCGTCGATCGACCCCGACAAGACCAGCAACGCCGACTCGAGGCCGTCCAAGGAAGCAACGAAGCCCCGCCAGAAAGCGAGCCGCTCCGGTGAGGGCCGATCGGCTGTCGCGAGCGAATCGCGATCGGCCGACGCGACTGGGACGTCGACCGCAACCCAGCGACAACAGACACGGTCGAGATCCGCGAATCGCTCGACTGACGGCTCACAGGCGAGTGCCAGCGCCCAGTCGGAATCGCGTGCTGAGCACCCGATCGAGCGACTCAAAGCGCGCGTCGAGCGCCTCGAGTCCCGCCGAGAGGAACTCGTCTCGAAAGCCGAGCGCCTCGAGTCCGAACGCGACCGGCTCCAGTCGGAGAATCAGGAGCTGACCGAGCGCGTCGAACGACTCCAGTCGCACATCGCAGACCTCGAGACCGAACTCGAGCAGGCCCGCGACGACGAGACGACCGTGGCGGCCTCGAGACAGCTCTCGGCTGCCCAGGCCCGCTCCGGAACGAACCTCTTCGTCCGATACGGATCCAAAAGCGAGCCGACGCTTCGAACGGCTCACGAAGGCGATGCCGACCGGGATGACGTCGCCGCGAACCTCCGACTCGAACAGCACACCGAGTTCGACGCCGCCGACGTGGCCGTCGACGGCCAGTCCTACGAGGAGTTTCTCACTGGAACGATGGCCTACCAGTTCGTCGACTGGCTCACCGAAGTGTTGCTCTACGAGATCCGGGACACCGGTCACGCGAGCGGGCTAGCCGACCTCTACGACGCCATCCCACGAATCGATCGAGCGGAGCTTCAGGGGTCGATCTCGCTGGCCGACGACGACACCGAGGACGTTCCCGACCAGGTCTCGTTCGACGTCGTCGCGTACGACAAGATGGGCAATCCGCTCGTCGTCGTGACGGTGAACGACTCGAGAGAACCGGCGAGCGAGGAACTACTCGCCGGCCTCGAGGAGGCCGCCTCCGCGGTGAAAGCGAACTATCCGGACCTCGCGGCCGCGATTGCCGTCACCTCGAGTTACTTCGAACCCGGCGCACTCGAGGTCACCGAGCAGGCGACCACCGGTGGGTTCCTCAGCCGAAGTTCGAAGTCGAGTTTCGTCAACGTCTCGCGAAAGCAGGGCTATCACCTCTGTCTGGTCGAATCCCAGTCCGACGGCTTCCACATGAGCGTGCCGGAACTCTAA
- a CDS encoding UPF0058 family protein, producing MHKDELLELHEELVIIMEYFAEREEVDESLFEPYHELDVDPSHVHKSKSEHKHAVFVLGNALANGMSDDEFSSAGRIGKRMKELADDAESKI from the coding sequence ATGCATAAGGACGAACTCCTCGAGCTTCACGAAGAACTCGTCATCATTATGGAGTACTTCGCCGAGCGCGAGGAGGTCGACGAGAGCCTCTTCGAACCGTACCACGAGCTCGACGTCGATCCCTCGCACGTCCACAAGTCCAAGAGCGAGCACAAACACGCGGTCTTCGTTCTGGGGAACGCGCTCGCAAACGGCATGAGCGACGACGAGTTCTCGAGTGCCGGACGAATTGGTAAACGAATGAAAGAACTTGCCGACGACGCCGAATCGAAAATCTAG
- a CDS encoding ABC transporter ATP-binding protein, with translation MANGQLLSTTTQEPSRTPETTGGVVLELDDIGKHFGGEPVVSDLSLSVHDGEILTLLGPSGCGKTTTLRLIAGLEKPSAGQIRLDDNDVAGNGQFVPPEERGVGVVFQEFALFPHLTARENVAFGLQEWDDTERDARVEELLELVGLETHGDHLPDELSGGQQQRIALARSLAPEPEMLLLDEPFSNLDVDLRVEMREEVRRIIKETGVTAISVTHDQEEALSISDRVAVMNEGNIEQIDVPERVFQQPKSRFVAGFLGHASFLSGEVHGDHVTTSLGRVLRDDVNGLAHQYDGSEIDLLIRPDDVTAYPANDSEANGRVVYRRYLGPTVLYRVELDSGETIECMHNHSDRIKLDERVAVRVTADHELAWFPAGQRDRAIPPADD, from the coding sequence ATGGCGAACGGACAACTGCTCTCGACGACGACTCAGGAACCGAGCCGCACACCCGAGACGACCGGTGGCGTCGTTCTCGAACTCGACGATATCGGAAAACACTTCGGTGGCGAGCCAGTCGTCTCCGATCTATCGTTGTCCGTCCACGACGGTGAGATCCTCACGCTTCTCGGGCCGTCCGGCTGTGGAAAGACGACAACCCTCCGGCTGATCGCCGGCCTCGAAAAACCCTCTGCTGGCCAGATCAGACTCGATGACAACGACGTCGCCGGTAACGGCCAGTTCGTCCCGCCGGAAGAACGCGGCGTCGGCGTCGTCTTTCAGGAGTTCGCCCTTTTCCCACACCTCACCGCCCGCGAGAACGTCGCCTTCGGACTCCAGGAGTGGGACGACACAGAACGCGACGCTCGCGTCGAAGAGCTGCTCGAGCTCGTCGGGCTCGAGACCCACGGCGACCACCTGCCGGACGAACTCTCCGGGGGCCAGCAACAGCGGATCGCGCTTGCTCGTTCGCTCGCTCCCGAACCCGAGATGTTGTTACTCGACGAACCATTCTCGAATCTCGACGTCGACCTGCGCGTCGAGATGCGCGAAGAGGTTCGTCGAATCATCAAAGAGACCGGCGTGACCGCGATTTCGGTTACTCACGATCAGGAGGAGGCGCTGTCGATCTCCGATCGTGTCGCCGTGATGAACGAGGGGAACATCGAACAGATCGACGTTCCCGAGCGCGTCTTCCAGCAGCCCAAATCACGGTTTGTCGCCGGTTTCCTCGGCCACGCGAGTTTTCTCTCAGGCGAGGTCCACGGTGATCACGTCACCACCTCGCTGGGTCGCGTTCTCCGCGACGACGTCAACGGGCTGGCCCACCAGTACGACGGCAGCGAGATCGACCTACTCATCCGTCCGGACGACGTTACTGCGTACCCCGCGAACGATTCCGAAGCGAACGGCCGCGTCGTCTACCGGCGATACCTCGGGCCGACCGTCCTGTATCGGGTCGAACTCGATTCCGGTGAGACGATCGAGTGTATGCATAATCACTCCGATCGAATCAAGTTGGACGAACGCGTCGCCGTCCGTGTCACGGCCGACCACGAACTCGCCTGGTTCCCTGCTGGCCAGCGCGACCGGGCCATCCCCCCAGCCGACGACTGA
- a CDS encoding DUF5793 family protein, which translates to MRREHFTLDVDDVDWVETDGKPHKPSVSIEFTGPSTMLRERLTGPDGDLLEAGETDVALRLQAPLDDDTPGVVSVTNRVTGEFILELNEDADDVLKFISAARGYGESSNGDNGRYAVEITLEDEDEPFVRYDKQTFLVYDDDGSLLRQHSLIPSGVEL; encoded by the coding sequence ATGAGGCGCGAGCACTTCACCCTGGATGTCGACGACGTCGACTGGGTCGAGACTGATGGCAAACCACACAAACCCTCCGTATCGATCGAGTTCACTGGCCCATCGACGATGCTCCGCGAGCGCCTTACCGGCCCGGACGGCGACCTCCTCGAGGCGGGTGAGACGGACGTCGCGCTTCGACTGCAAGCCCCGCTCGACGACGACACTCCCGGCGTCGTCAGCGTGACGAACCGGGTCACCGGCGAGTTCATCCTCGAACTCAACGAGGACGCCGACGACGTTCTGAAGTTTATCTCTGCAGCACGAGGCTACGGCGAAAGTTCGAACGGCGACAACGGTCGCTACGCCGTCGAGATCACGCTCGAGGACGAAGACGAGCCGTTCGTCAGATATGACAAACAGACGTTTCTGGTCTATGACGACGACGGAAGTCTCCTCAGACAGCACAGCCTGATCCCGAGCGGCGTCGAACTCTGA
- a CDS encoding type II/IV secretion system ATPase subunit has protein sequence MTTPEGDLEFERGRADGTDGKRSPRWMADNDGETILERARRMIRRVLEAIRGTEIDLVEYQPSVHGPLLEFDGISGLEEVDRYWVNAPFAFVTIGYDPDANHHRYHVVEPTLRPDERVLLETLFEDVRDPLLYRDEPHDDVETLLRETIHEYLERYGAEIDVRAFYRLFYYVHRDFRGYGRLDPIMHDPHVEDVSCDGYELPIFVYHDEYTDIETNVSFKKADLDRFVVRLAQHSGRHISIGDPMVETTLSDGSRAELALGEEVTPRGSAFTVRKYADEPFTPVDLLEYGTFSVEQMAYLWLAIEHNKSLIFAGGTASGKTTSMNAISMFIPPRSKVLTIEDTRELELYHDNWLSSVTRERLHDGKDVTMYDLLRSALRHRPEYIVVGEVRGEEAITLFQAMNTGHTTYSTMHADSVQTVINRLENEPINVPRAMVQSLDILSVQTLTRLESGRVRRNKVLAEIEGIDQRTGELDYSTAYTWDSEADAFRSEGSQLLAEIREERGWSQTDLLRELENRQRFLEYLWENGISDYRQFTALVNEYYADKASVLETIQAAEESRESSDASTTDETNAGNDSTASGTPVGGGGRQE, from the coding sequence ATGACCACACCAGAGGGAGACCTCGAGTTCGAACGGGGACGTGCCGATGGCACCGACGGAAAGCGCTCGCCACGGTGGATGGCAGATAACGACGGTGAAACCATCCTCGAGCGCGCACGACGGATGATTCGACGGGTCCTCGAGGCGATCCGGGGCACGGAGATCGACCTGGTCGAGTACCAGCCCTCAGTGCACGGGCCGCTGCTCGAGTTCGACGGTATCTCCGGACTCGAGGAAGTCGATCGGTACTGGGTCAACGCCCCGTTCGCGTTCGTCACGATCGGCTACGACCCGGACGCGAACCACCACCGCTACCACGTCGTCGAGCCGACGCTCCGCCCGGACGAACGCGTCCTGCTCGAGACGCTGTTCGAGGACGTCCGCGACCCGCTCTTATACCGGGATGAACCCCACGACGACGTCGAGACGCTTTTGCGGGAGACGATCCACGAGTATTTAGAGCGTTACGGGGCCGAAATCGACGTTCGGGCGTTCTACCGGCTGTTCTACTACGTCCACCGGGATTTCCGGGGCTACGGCCGACTCGATCCGATCATGCACGACCCGCACGTCGAGGACGTCTCCTGTGACGGCTACGAACTGCCGATTTTCGTCTACCACGACGAGTACACGGACATCGAGACGAACGTCTCCTTCAAGAAAGCGGATCTCGATCGCTTCGTCGTTCGACTCGCCCAGCACTCCGGTCGCCACATCTCGATCGGCGACCCGATGGTCGAGACGACCCTTTCTGACGGCTCGCGTGCCGAACTGGCCCTCGGCGAGGAGGTTACCCCGCGCGGGTCCGCGTTCACCGTCCGCAAGTACGCTGACGAACCGTTCACTCCCGTCGACTTACTCGAGTACGGCACGTTCAGCGTCGAACAGATGGCCTACCTCTGGCTCGCGATCGAGCACAACAAGAGTCTCATCTTCGCCGGCGGCACCGCGTCGGGCAAGACGACGAGCATGAACGCGATTTCGATGTTCATCCCGCCACGTTCGAAAGTGCTCACCATCGAAGACACCCGCGAACTAGAGCTCTATCACGACAACTGGCTCTCGTCGGTCACCCGTGAGCGACTCCACGACGGCAAAGACGTCACGATGTACGATCTGCTCAGATCGGCGCTGCGACATCGTCCCGAGTACATCGTCGTCGGTGAGGTTCGCGGCGAGGAAGCGATTACCCTGTTTCAGGCGATGAACACCGGCCACACCACCTATTCGACGATGCACGCCGACTCCGTCCAGACGGTGATCAATCGCTTAGAGAACGAGCCGATCAACGTCCCGCGAGCGATGGTCCAGAGTCTGGACATCCTCTCGGTGCAGACGCTCACCCGCCTCGAGAGCGGTCGCGTCAGGCGGAACAAGGTCCTCGCAGAAATCGAGGGGATCGATCAACGAACCGGCGAACTCGACTATTCGACGGCGTACACCTGGGACTCCGAAGCGGACGCGTTTCGCTCGGAGGGGAGCCAGCTGCTGGCGGAGATCCGTGAGGAACGCGGCTGGAGCCAGACCGATCTCCTGCGCGAACTCGAGAACCGACAGCGGTTCCTCGAGTACCTCTGGGAGAACGGCATTTCGGACTACCGACAGTTCACTGCGCTCGTCAACGAATACTACGCGGACAAAGCGAGCGTCCTCGAAACGATCCAGGCGGCCGAGGAATCGCGCGAGTCGTCGGACGCGTCGACGACCGACGAGACGAACGCGGGCAACGATTCGACAGCCTCGGGAACGCCTGTCGGGGGCGGCGGACGTCAGGAATGA